The following are from one region of the Cloacibacterium normanense genome:
- the bglX gene encoding beta-glucosidase BglX: MFSIKSKVLLAVVLISGYAHSQEVVNKPYYNYQTKEYQSKKSVFVNSLLKKMTLDEKLGQLNLPGAGDITTGQAQSSDIAKKIQEGKVGGLFNIKGVENIREVQKIAVEKSRLKIPLLFGMDVIHGYETNFPIPLGLASSFDTQLVQQSARIAANEASASGINWTFSPMVDISRDPRWGRVAEGAGEDPYLGSEMAKAMVFGYQGKDLSLNNTIMACVKHFALYGAPEAGRDYNTVDMSHIRMYNEYFPPYKAAVDAGVGSVMASFNEVDGIPATGNKWLMTEVLRNQWKFKGFVVTDYTGINEMIDHGMGDLQQVSALAMNAGVDMDMVGEGFLTTLKKSVQEGKVNIKQIDLAVKRILEAKYDLGLFEDPYKYCDANRTKNEVYSQANRDIARNIAAQSMVLMKNTNEILPLKSQKNIAVIGPLADNAENMPGTWSVAAKHKDAISLLAGLKKTFGNSVNFTYAKGSNIDYDATFEQNAAMFGKNTYRDSRSKEEMLKEAVEVANKADVILLAIGETAEMSGESSSRTNISIPQAQKDLLKELKKTGKPIVLVLFAGRAMEINEESELADAILNVWFPGSEAGLAISDVLFGKVNPSAKLPMTFPRSVGQVPIFYNHKNTGRPLSQSSTEKCQFDKFRSNYLDECNTPLYPFGYGLSYTQFAYNNLNVSSKNLKGNQTLKVSVELKNSGKYDGAEIVQLYIRDMVGSNTRPVKELKGFQKIFLKAGEAKTVTFNVTPEDLKFYDNNLKYDWESGEFEIFVGGDSQKTVSQKITWNK; this comes from the coding sequence ATGTTTAGCATAAAGTCAAAAGTATTATTAGCAGTAGTATTAATTTCTGGTTACGCTCATTCTCAAGAAGTTGTAAATAAACCGTACTACAATTACCAAACAAAAGAGTATCAATCTAAAAAGTCTGTTTTCGTAAATTCTTTGTTGAAAAAGATGACATTAGACGAAAAACTAGGTCAACTTAATCTTCCTGGAGCGGGTGATATTACCACCGGACAAGCTCAAAGTTCTGATATCGCAAAGAAAATTCAAGAAGGAAAAGTAGGAGGTCTCTTTAATATTAAAGGAGTAGAAAATATTAGAGAAGTTCAAAAAATTGCCGTAGAGAAAAGCCGTTTAAAAATTCCTTTGCTTTTCGGGATGGATGTAATTCATGGTTATGAAACCAATTTTCCTATTCCTCTTGGCTTGGCTTCTTCTTTTGATACTCAATTAGTGCAGCAATCTGCAAGAATAGCAGCAAATGAAGCAAGTGCAAGTGGTATTAACTGGACTTTCTCGCCAATGGTAGATATTTCTAGAGATCCAAGATGGGGAAGAGTGGCAGAAGGAGCAGGAGAAGATCCTTATTTAGGTTCTGAAATGGCAAAAGCAATGGTTTTTGGATATCAAGGAAAAGATTTATCTCTCAATAATACGATAATGGCTTGTGTAAAACATTTCGCGTTGTATGGAGCTCCAGAAGCTGGCAGAGATTATAATACAGTAGACATGAGCCACATAAGAATGTATAATGAATACTTTCCACCTTATAAGGCAGCTGTAGATGCAGGTGTAGGTTCTGTGATGGCTTCTTTTAATGAAGTAGACGGAATTCCTGCAACAGGAAATAAATGGTTGATGACAGAAGTTCTTAGAAATCAATGGAAATTCAAAGGTTTCGTGGTGACTGATTATACAGGTATTAATGAAATGATAGACCACGGAATGGGAGATTTACAACAAGTTTCGGCTTTGGCAATGAACGCTGGTGTAGATATGGATATGGTAGGCGAAGGTTTTCTTACTACCCTTAAAAAATCTGTACAAGAAGGAAAAGTAAATATCAAACAAATTGATTTAGCGGTAAAAAGAATTCTTGAAGCAAAATATGATTTAGGACTTTTTGAGGATCCATATAAATATTGTGATGCAAACAGAACAAAAAATGAAGTTTACAGTCAGGCAAACAGAGATATTGCCAGAAATATTGCAGCACAGTCAATGGTTTTAATGAAAAACACCAATGAAATTCTTCCTTTAAAATCTCAAAAAAATATCGCTGTAATTGGGCCATTAGCAGACAATGCTGAAAACATGCCGGGAACTTGGAGCGTTGCCGCAAAACATAAAGATGCGATTTCACTTTTAGCAGGTCTTAAAAAGACTTTCGGGAATTCTGTGAATTTTACTTATGCTAAAGGTTCTAATATAGATTATGACGCAACTTTCGAACAAAACGCTGCTATGTTTGGCAAAAACACTTACAGAGACAGCAGAAGCAAAGAAGAAATGCTGAAAGAAGCAGTTGAGGTTGCTAATAAAGCAGATGTAATTCTTCTTGCCATTGGCGAAACTGCTGAAATGAGCGGTGAATCTAGTTCTAGAACCAATATTTCTATTCCACAAGCTCAAAAAGATTTATTAAAAGAATTGAAAAAAACAGGTAAGCCAATTGTTTTGGTATTATTTGCAGGTAGAGCAATGGAAATCAATGAAGAAAGCGAATTGGCAGATGCTATTCTTAATGTATGGTTCCCAGGTTCAGAAGCTGGTTTAGCAATTTCGGATGTACTTTTTGGTAAAGTAAATCCTTCAGCTAAGTTACCGATGACTTTCCCAAGAAGTGTAGGTCAAGTTCCTATTTTCTACAATCACAAAAATACAGGAAGACCACTTTCTCAATCATCAACTGAAAAATGTCAATTTGATAAATTCCGTTCTAATTATTTAGATGAATGTAACACTCCGCTTTATCCTTTCGGTTACGGTTTAAGTTACACTCAATTTGCATACAATAATCTAAATGTAAGTTCTAAAAATTTAAAAGGAAACCAAACTTTAAAAGTTTCTGTAGAACTGAAAAATTCTGGAAAATACGATGGTGCCGAAATTGTTCAATTATACATCAGAGACATGGTAGGTAGCAATACAAGACCAGTAAAAGAATTAAAAGGTTTCCAAAAAATATTCTTAAAAGCAGGAGAAGCCAAAACGGTTACCTTTAATGTAACTCCAGAAGATTTAAAATTCTATGATAATAACCTAAAATACGATTGGGAATCTGGTGAGTTTGAAATTTTTGTAGGAGGTGATTCTCAAAAGACCGTTTCTCAAAAAATCACTTGGAATAAATAA
- a CDS encoding discoidin domain-containing protein — translation MRAFIIALFSVVFFSAQQKTYCNPINIDYGYTPIPNFATQGKHRATADPVIVNFKGKYFLFSTNQWGYWWSEDMLNWNFISRKFLKPENEFPNKEAGKVDHKLDVNHQVYDELCAPAVFEMNDELYVIGSTHGPYFAIWKSKNPTKDDWEIAVDNFKVGAWDPAFLYDKDLKKLFLYWGSSNEFPLLGTEINTQTLQSEGYVKPLMSLHPDDHGWERFGEYNDNTFLKPFMEGAWVTKHNNKYYLQYGAPGTEFSGYADGVYVSNNPLEGFSYQKHNPFSYKPGGFARGAGHGATYQDNFGQYWHVSTMVISQKNNFERRIGIWPAGFDQDDVMYSNTAYGDYPTYLPNKNADHIKGLFTGWMLLNYNKPVRVSSTLGSFQPNFAVDEDIKTYWSAKTGGANEYIQTDLGEKSLVKAIQINFADQDAEFLGKTLGKSHQYKIYASDDEKNWKLVVDKSNNTKDVPHDYIEIEKPFTARYLKIQNIKMPTGKFAISGLRVFGNGSGEKPQKVENFVVLRNPKEKAGERRSSWLKWKQNNLADGYVIYFGKSPDKMYGSIMVYGKNDYYFTGMDAADTYYFQIEAFNNNGISEKTEIAKVE, via the coding sequence ATGAGAGCTTTTATCATCGCATTGTTTTCTGTTGTGTTCTTTTCGGCACAGCAGAAAACTTATTGTAATCCTATTAATATAGATTACGGATATACTCCCATTCCTAATTTTGCAACTCAAGGAAAACATAGAGCAACTGCAGACCCAGTAATTGTTAATTTCAAAGGGAAATATTTCCTTTTTAGTACCAATCAATGGGGATATTGGTGGAGTGAAGATATGTTAAACTGGAATTTTATTTCTAGAAAATTCTTAAAACCCGAAAACGAATTTCCAAACAAGGAAGCGGGAAAAGTAGACCATAAATTAGATGTTAATCATCAAGTTTATGATGAATTATGTGCACCTGCAGTTTTCGAAATGAATGATGAATTGTACGTAATAGGTTCTACGCACGGACCGTATTTTGCCATTTGGAAATCTAAAAATCCTACAAAAGATGACTGGGAAATCGCGGTAGATAATTTTAAAGTGGGAGCATGGGATCCTGCCTTTTTGTATGATAAAGATTTGAAAAAACTCTTCTTGTATTGGGGCTCTAGCAATGAATTTCCACTTCTAGGAACCGAAATTAATACACAAACATTGCAATCTGAAGGTTACGTAAAACCATTGATGTCTTTGCATCCAGATGATCACGGTTGGGAGCGATTTGGAGAATATAATGACAATACTTTTCTCAAACCATTTATGGAAGGAGCTTGGGTAACTAAGCATAATAATAAGTATTATCTGCAATATGGCGCTCCTGGAACTGAGTTTAGCGGTTACGCAGATGGAGTTTATGTGAGCAATAATCCGCTGGAAGGATTTTCTTATCAAAAACACAATCCTTTCTCATATAAACCGGGTGGTTTTGCTAGAGGAGCTGGACATGGTGCTACTTATCAAGATAATTTCGGGCAATATTGGCATGTTTCTACTATGGTCATTAGCCAAAAAAATAATTTTGAAAGAAGAATAGGAATTTGGCCAGCTGGTTTTGATCAAGATGATGTGATGTACAGCAACACAGCTTACGGAGATTATCCTACTTATCTTCCAAATAAAAATGCAGACCATATTAAAGGTTTGTTTACAGGTTGGATGTTGTTAAATTACAATAAACCTGTTAGAGTTTCTTCTACTTTAGGAAGTTTCCAACCCAATTTTGCTGTAGACGAAGATATTAAAACGTATTGGAGTGCTAAAACTGGTGGCGCTAATGAATATATACAAACAGATTTAGGCGAAAAATCCTTAGTGAAGGCTATTCAAATCAATTTTGCTGACCAAGATGCTGAGTTTTTAGGTAAAACTTTAGGTAAATCTCATCAATATAAAATCTACGCTTCGGATGACGAAAAAAACTGGAAATTAGTGGTAGACAAGTCAAATAATACCAAAGATGTGCCTCACGATTATATAGAAATAGAGAAACCATTTACCGCAAGATATCTTAAAATTCAAAATATTAAAATGCCAACTGGCAAATTTGCCATCAGTGGATTGAGAGTTTTCGGAAATGGAAGTGGAGAAAAACCACAGAAAGTGGAAAATTTTGTGGTTCTGAGAAATCCAAAAGAAAAAGCAGGGGAGAGAAGAAGTTCATGGCTAAAATGGAAGCAAAATAACTTAGCAGATGGCTATGTAATTTACTTTGGAAAGTCTCCAGACAAGATGTACGGAAGTA